From one Formosa sediminum genomic stretch:
- a CDS encoding thiol-disulfide oxidoreductase DCC family protein, producing the protein MKGLNKQEKLVLFDGVCNLCDSSVQFIIKHDKKNIFKFTTLQGESAKTLITAFKIDTSKTDSILLYTPKHRLYSKSTAALKIASQLNFPINLLSIFLIIPKFIRDYVYDFIAKNRYKWYGKKEACMIPTKALKVKFLE; encoded by the coding sequence ATGAAAGGTCTTAATAAACAAGAGAAATTAGTGCTTTTTGATGGTGTATGTAATTTATGCGACTCATCTGTTCAATTTATCATTAAACACGATAAAAAAAACATTTTTAAGTTTACTACGTTACAAGGCGAATCTGCCAAAACTTTAATAACGGCTTTTAAAATAGATACTTCAAAAACAGATTCAATATTATTATACACACCAAAACATCGTTTATATTCTAAATCTACAGCAGCATTAAAGATTGCTTCACAATTAAATTTCCCCATTAATTTGTTAAGTATATTCTTAATTATACCTAAATTTATTAGAGATTATGTTTATGATTTTATAGCAAAAAACAGATACAAATGGTATGGTAAAAAAGAAGCGTGTATGATTCCTACAAAAGCATTAAAAGTTAAATTCCTTGAATAA
- a CDS encoding DUF3575 domain-containing protein → MKYLYYNLLIITCISVNVYAQDINYDTDEVYNNYTNEISFEVPQILNAVYQLSYERYIWKNFTANLGIGYKGKEGLVKLSGLDGEHIKTDEIFYTGYQIIPEIRYYLKSTARKPLIGFYFGAYFKYSNYNSDFDGDYINQYEEHLSFEFDMSTSVSSVGLMFGYKLPISKHFNIDFMIAGPGAGHYNFKFKNSKDLPDEFYDDLNEALEDYTILDLINSDFKFSKVNRSSKFSAFSFRYGIAIGYMF, encoded by the coding sequence ATGAAATATCTCTATTATAACCTACTAATAATAACTTGTATTTCTGTTAATGTATACGCGCAAGACATTAATTACGATACAGATGAAGTTTATAATAATTATACAAATGAAATCTCTTTTGAAGTTCCACAAATATTAAACGCAGTTTATCAACTGTCTTACGAACGCTATATTTGGAAAAATTTCACTGCAAATTTAGGTATAGGATATAAAGGAAAAGAAGGGTTAGTAAAATTATCTGGCTTAGATGGAGAACATATTAAAACCGATGAAATATTTTATACAGGATATCAAATTATTCCTGAAATACGTTACTATTTAAAAAGTACAGCACGAAAACCTTTAATAGGGTTTTACTTTGGAGCCTATTTTAAGTATTCTAACTACAATAGTGATTTTGATGGCGATTATATAAATCAATACGAAGAACATCTTAGCTTTGAATTTGATATGAGCACAAGTGTATCTTCTGTGGGATTAATGTTTGGTTATAAATTACCAATATCTAAACATTTTAATATTGATTTTATGATTGCAGGTCCAGGTGCCGGACATTATAATTTTAAATTTAAAAATTCAAAAGATTTACCTGATGAGTTTTATGATGATTTAAATGAAGCATTAGAAGATTACACGATATTAGATTTAATTAATTCAGATTTTAAATTTTCAAAAGTCAATAGAAGTTCTAAATTTTCGGCCTTTTCTTTTAGGTACGGAATTGCTATTGGATATATGTTTTAA
- a CDS encoding endonuclease MutS2, with the protein MINIHQKTLQDLEFQTVLEQVSEYCITALGHQSALEILPLKHKEDVLHELQLTHEYVSSFYNDNRIPNHGFDDISKELKLLKIENTFLEVHSLKKIVTISQTTNEIIVFLKKFEDYYPNLYASASHIEITKVIIEKINAIVDRFGEIKNNASPLLYELRQSMSKLKGQINASFTSALNMYQSFEYLDDIRESVIENKRVLAVKAMYRRKVKGSIMGSSKTGSIVFIEPEATLKYTRELHNLQYEEKEEIVKILKDLTNFIRPFLGLLHDYQAFLIKIDLIAAKSHYAKSINAILPEITEERSMFLRDAYHPLLYLTNSKQGKTTYPQTITLNEDNRIIVISGPNAGGKSITLKTVGLLQVMLQSGMLIPVHERSKTYIFDRVLSDIGDNQSIENHLSTYSYRLKQMNYFLKKCNSKTLFLIDEFGTGSDPELGGALAETFLEEFYEREAYGIITTHYSNLKILANELPHMQNANMQFNNKTLEPIFKLVLGQAGSSFTFEVAQKNGIPYSLINKAKKKIERSKVRFDATIAKLQKERTKLEKTERSLKVNEQKKLSEAEKLEEINTKIQKKLESYQELYDSNQRLIYLGQKLNDISEKYFENKRKKDLFEEVFKVVQIENSKRKRISAKQKKIQKAKEQKVVKEAEKKVEVIRQKKKIAKQKAIEAPKPKVTLKLGDRVRMIDGKAIGTIDTIEKNKAIVNYGIFTTNVDLNQLELVEAKK; encoded by the coding sequence ATGATAAACATTCACCAGAAGACCTTACAAGATTTAGAGTTTCAAACTGTTTTAGAACAAGTTAGTGAGTACTGTATCACTGCTTTGGGACATCAATCAGCATTAGAAATATTACCATTAAAGCATAAAGAGGACGTGTTGCATGAACTTCAGTTAACACATGAGTACGTATCGTCTTTTTATAATGATAACCGAATTCCTAATCATGGTTTCGATGATATTTCTAAAGAATTAAAACTTCTTAAAATTGAAAACACGTTTTTAGAAGTTCATAGCCTAAAAAAAATTGTAACAATTTCTCAAACGACTAACGAAATTATAGTATTCCTAAAGAAATTTGAAGACTACTACCCTAACTTATATGCGAGTGCGTCACATATAGAAATTACTAAAGTGATTATTGAAAAGATAAATGCTATAGTAGATCGTTTTGGTGAAATAAAAAATAATGCATCACCTTTACTTTACGAGTTAAGGCAGTCTATGAGTAAATTAAAGGGACAGATAAATGCTAGTTTTACTTCGGCTTTAAACATGTATCAAAGTTTTGAATATTTAGATGATATTCGAGAATCCGTAATAGAAAACAAACGTGTTTTGGCAGTAAAAGCCATGTACAGACGTAAGGTTAAGGGCTCCATAATGGGAAGTAGTAAAACTGGAAGTATAGTGTTTATTGAGCCCGAAGCGACTTTAAAATATACACGAGAATTACATAATTTACAGTACGAAGAGAAAGAAGAGATTGTAAAAATTCTTAAAGATTTAACCAATTTTATACGTCCGTTTTTAGGATTACTTCATGATTATCAAGCCTTTTTAATTAAGATAGATCTTATTGCTGCAAAATCACATTATGCAAAATCTATTAATGCAATTTTACCTGAAATTACAGAAGAACGTAGCATGTTTCTTCGCGATGCTTATCACCCATTATTATATTTAACAAATTCTAAACAAGGAAAAACCACCTATCCGCAAACCATAACATTAAACGAAGACAACAGAATTATTGTAATTTCAGGTCCTAATGCAGGAGGAAAAAGTATTACTTTAAAAACAGTTGGACTTTTACAAGTTATGTTGCAAAGTGGTATGCTTATTCCGGTTCATGAACGTAGTAAAACGTATATTTTTGATCGTGTGTTAAGTGATATTGGAGATAATCAATCTATAGAAAATCACTTAAGTACATACAGTTACAGGTTAAAACAAATGAACTATTTTTTAAAAAAGTGTAATAGTAAAACACTGTTTTTAATAGATGAATTTGGTACAGGATCAGACCCTGAACTAGGAGGTGCACTTGCAGAGACATTTTTAGAAGAATTTTATGAACGTGAAGCTTACGGAATTATAACCACCCACTACTCTAACCTAAAAATTTTAGCAAACGAATTGCCGCATATGCAAAACGCAAACATGCAATTCAACAATAAAACCTTAGAACCTATTTTTAAATTGGTTTTAGGACAAGCAGGTAGCTCTTTTACGTTTGAAGTTGCTCAAAAAAATGGCATTCCCTATAGTTTAATTAATAAAGCGAAAAAGAAGATAGAACGCAGTAAAGTGAGATTTGATGCAACTATTGCAAAACTTCAAAAAGAGCGAACCAAATTAGAGAAAACAGAACGTTCGTTAAAAGTAAACGAACAAAAAAAATTGTCTGAAGCAGAAAAATTAGAAGAAATAAATACCAAAATACAGAAAAAACTAGAAAGCTATCAAGAGTTATACGATAGTAACCAACGTTTAATTTATCTGGGACAAAAACTTAATGATATTTCTGAAAAATACTTTGAAAACAAGCGTAAAAAAGACCTGTTTGAAGAGGTGTTTAAGGTCGTACAAATTGAAAACTCTAAACGTAAACGCATCTCTGCTAAACAGAAAAAAATTCAAAAAGCTAAAGAACAAAAAGTAGTTAAAGAGGCTGAAAAAAAAGTAGAAGTTATACGCCAAAAAAAGAAAATAGCAAAACAAAAAGCTATAGAAGCTCCTAAACCTAAAGTTACTTTAAAATTAGGAGATCGCGTGCGTATGATTGATGGTAAAGCCATTGGTACAATTGATACTATAGAAAAAAACAAAGCCATCGTAAATTATGGTATCTTTACTACTAATGTGGATTTGAATCAATTAGAACTCGTAGAAGCTAAAAAATAA
- a CDS encoding YfcC family protein codes for MKAIKFPTALTVLLLIAAVVALLTYIIPAGKYDRLTYNKEANTFTEVKKSETIELPANQETLNHFDIKIPIEKFTNGDIWKPISIPNTYHTLDAQPQGVLAFIQSPIKGIMEAIDVILFVLIIGGFIGIMNFSGAFEAGISSLAQTLKGREYILIIVITILIAIGGTTFGLAEETIAFYPILIPVFLAAKYDAMVALASIYIGSCIGTLASTVNPFCTIIASDAAGINWTTGLTTRLIVLALGLVICLAYIIRYAQKVKKDPSKSIIFDQKTEIERMFPMKHLNPEQPLTLKFKVILILFLMCFIVMIYGVSQLDWWFLEMTTVFLVGAIVIGIIAQIKESVFVDTFIKGANDLLGVAFIIGIARGVTVLMEDGLISDSLLFYASSLTEGMNKGLFINAMLYIYSALSFFIPSSSGMAVLTMPIMAPLADGVGIGRDLVVNAYQFGMGLFAFINPTGLILASLAIVKIGFNKWLRFVMPLFAILLLFIMIVLTISVYI; via the coding sequence ATGAAAGCCATTAAATTCCCTACAGCTTTAACTGTTTTATTACTTATAGCGGCAGTTGTTGCTTTGCTAACTTATATTATTCCTGCTGGAAAATACGACAGATTAACTTATAATAAAGAGGCTAATACGTTTACTGAAGTTAAAAAGTCTGAAACAATAGAATTACCTGCAAATCAGGAAACACTTAATCATTTTGACATCAAAATACCAATAGAAAAGTTTACAAATGGAGACATTTGGAAACCAATAAGTATACCAAACACTTATCATACATTAGATGCGCAACCCCAAGGTGTATTGGCCTTTATTCAGTCGCCTATAAAAGGGATTATGGAAGCTATAGATGTTATACTTTTTGTGTTAATTATTGGTGGTTTTATTGGAATTATGAATTTTAGTGGTGCATTTGAAGCAGGAATATCTTCCTTAGCCCAAACTTTAAAAGGTAGAGAGTACATATTAATTATAGTAATTACAATATTAATAGCAATTGGAGGGACAACTTTTGGTTTAGCTGAAGAGACGATAGCCTTCTACCCTATTTTAATTCCTGTATTTTTAGCTGCTAAATACGATGCTATGGTAGCTTTAGCATCCATTTATATTGGTTCTTGTATTGGTACGTTAGCTTCTACTGTAAATCCGTTTTGTACAATCATTGCTTCGGATGCTGCAGGTATAAATTGGACAACAGGTTTAACAACACGTTTAATAGTATTAGCTTTAGGATTGGTAATTTGTTTAGCATACATTATTAGATATGCACAAAAGGTTAAAAAAGACCCTTCTAAATCTATAATTTTCGATCAGAAAACAGAGATTGAGCGTATGTTTCCGATGAAACATTTAAATCCAGAACAACCATTAACTCTAAAATTTAAGGTTATATTAATTTTATTTTTAATGTGTTTTATCGTTATGATTTATGGTGTATCTCAATTAGATTGGTGGTTTTTAGAAATGACTACGGTGTTTTTAGTTGGAGCAATTGTAATAGGAATTATAGCACAAATTAAAGAATCTGTTTTTGTAGATACTTTTATAAAAGGCGCTAACGATTTATTAGGTGTTGCTTTTATTATAGGGATTGCACGTGGAGTAACCGTTTTAATGGAAGACGGACTAATTAGTGATTCGTTATTATTTTACGCGAGTTCACTTACCGAAGGTATGAACAAAGGGTTATTTATTAATGCAATGCTTTATATTTATAGTGCACTTTCGTTTTTTATACCCTCATCTTCAGGCATGGCAGTTCTTACCATGCCAATTATGGCGCCTTTAGCAGATGGCGTTGGTATTGGTCGGGATTTGGTTGTAAATGCATATCAATTTGGAATGGGGCTTTTTGCATTTATAAATCCAACAGGCTTAATTTTGGCATCTCTAGCTATTGTAAAAATTGGTTTTAATAAATGGTTACGTTTTGTAATGCCTTTATTTGCGATACTGTTACTTTTCATCATGATTGTATTAACAATTTCAGTTTATATTTAA
- a CDS encoding uracil-DNA glycosylase codes for MEKNINSDWVDLLETEFEKPYFKTLWNFVEDEYALHTCYPPKSEIFNAFNTCAFKDVKVVILGQDPYHGPGQANGLCFSVADGIPHPPSLKNIFKEIETDLGTPYPASGNLDRWATQGILLLNATLTVREHEAGSHQNKGWEIFTDQIISLISSKKQNVIFLLWGGYAKKKIKLIDTTKHNALTSGHPSPLSANRGYWFGNNHFSKTNSLLLHNTQAEIQW; via the coding sequence ATGGAAAAAAATATAAATTCAGATTGGGTTGATTTATTAGAAACTGAATTTGAAAAACCCTATTTTAAAACCTTGTGGAATTTTGTTGAAGATGAATATGCTTTACATACGTGCTACCCACCAAAATCTGAAATTTTTAACGCATTCAATACGTGTGCCTTTAAAGATGTAAAAGTAGTTATATTAGGGCAGGACCCGTATCACGGACCGGGACAAGCCAATGGGTTATGTTTTTCTGTAGCAGATGGCATACCACATCCGCCTTCTTTAAAAAATATTTTCAAAGAAATTGAAACAGATTTAGGCACACCTTATCCTGCTAGCGGAAATCTTGATCGCTGGGCAACACAAGGTATATTACTTTTAAATGCAACGCTTACTGTACGTGAACATGAAGCTGGTAGCCACCAAAACAAAGGTTGGGAAATATTTACAGATCAGATAATTTCATTAATAAGTTCTAAAAAACAGAACGTTATTTTTTTATTATGGGGCGGGTATGCTAAAAAGAAAATAAAATTAATTGATACAACTAAGCACAACGCCCTTACATCAGGACATCCATCACCTCTGAGTGCAAACAGAGGGTATTGGTTTGGAAATAATCACTTTAGTAAGACTAACTCCCTGTTGCTGCATAATACACAGGCTGAGATTCAGTGGTAG
- a CDS encoding nucleoside phosphorylase, translated as MPIKESELILNPDGSIYHLNLKPEHIANTIILVGDQDRVSKITKHFDTIEFSIQKREFKTETGFYKGKRISIVSTGIGCDNIDIVLNELDALVNIDFKTRTLKTHLTTLNIIRVGTSGSLQKEIPVDSFAISAYGLDFSGMLHFYDIEKIRHTSFEEAFVKFTKWNINKSQPILVSNSKTLETLFSSEKTKSGVTATASGFYGPQGRVLRLKTEDPILNDRLHDFSFEGLKISNFEMETAAIYGLSALLGHNALSLNAIIANRATGQFSKNPGALIERLISYTLDRILDLGN; from the coding sequence ATGCCAATTAAAGAATCTGAATTAATTTTAAATCCAGATGGTAGTATTTATCATTTAAATTTAAAACCAGAACATATAGCCAACACAATTATATTAGTTGGAGATCAAGATCGAGTAAGTAAAATTACTAAACACTTTGATACTATAGAGTTTTCAATACAAAAACGAGAGTTTAAAACTGAAACAGGCTTTTATAAAGGTAAGCGTATTAGTATTGTTTCTACAGGTATTGGTTGTGATAATATAGATATTGTTTTAAATGAATTAGATGCTTTAGTTAATATTGATTTTAAAACAAGAACACTTAAAACACATTTAACAACACTAAATATTATTAGAGTAGGAACTTCAGGTTCTTTACAAAAAGAAATTCCTGTAGATTCTTTTGCGATTAGTGCGTATGGTTTAGATTTTTCTGGGATGCTTCATTTTTACGATATTGAAAAAATTAGACATACGTCTTTTGAAGAGGCTTTTGTTAAGTTTACAAAATGGAACATTAATAAATCTCAGCCTATTTTGGTGTCCAATAGCAAAACTTTAGAAACTTTATTTTCATCTGAAAAAACCAAATCTGGAGTTACAGCTACTGCTAGCGGTTTTTATGGACCTCAAGGTCGTGTTTTAAGATTAAAAACAGAGGATCCGATACTTAATGATCGTTTACATGATTTTAGTTTTGAAGGACTTAAAATTTCAAATTTCGAAATGGAAACGGCAGCAATCTATGGTTTATCTGCCCTACTTGGCCATAATGCCCTATCTTTAAATGCAATTATCGCAAATCGCGCAACAGGACAATTTAGTAAAAACCCAGGTGCATTAATAGAACGTTTAATAAGTTATACTTTAGATAGAATTTTAGATTTAGGTAATTAA
- a CDS encoding DUF1835 domain-containing protein, with protein MESKTLHITNGGALTNYLLELEFKGDILTWHEMLCEGPTIENINSNKFIEVRQQFLQEFYDIEADILKVKQDLDMLDHSERYNEIILWFEYDLFCHINLIAVISLLLQKKIKLPVFLVSSGRIHGVKELKGLSELSSSQLTDHYEARVKLTEEDKDLARTLWQLYNGKDHNLLKPFIVKHSSFDYLSNCLKAHLQRFPNSENGLSELELNVLKLVNCRDIHSRNHLLGYALNYQGFYGYGDLQFERLIDRLSIFFIESKDSLKLNESGINALNSTQNFENQLSDKMVYGGVNKKDFNFDIKLNKLIKSNDYAN; from the coding sequence ATGGAATCTAAAACCTTACACATTACTAATGGAGGTGCCCTTACTAATTATCTTCTAGAGCTCGAATTTAAAGGCGATATTTTAACATGGCATGAAATGCTATGTGAAGGACCAACCATAGAAAACATAAATTCTAATAAATTTATTGAAGTTAGACAGCAATTTTTACAAGAATTTTATGACATAGAAGCAGACATTCTTAAAGTAAAACAAGATCTAGATATGCTAGATCATAGTGAGCGGTATAATGAAATTATTTTATGGTTTGAATACGATTTATTTTGCCATATAAATCTTATTGCTGTAATTAGTTTATTGCTTCAAAAAAAAATAAAACTACCCGTGTTTTTAGTGTCTAGTGGCCGTATACATGGTGTTAAAGAATTAAAGGGCTTATCTGAATTGAGTTCGTCCCAACTTACAGACCATTATGAAGCTCGTGTAAAATTAACTGAAGAAGATAAAGATTTAGCACGTACTTTATGGCAACTTTACAATGGTAAAGATCATAATTTACTTAAACCCTTTATTGTAAAACACTCTTCTTTTGATTATTTAAGTAATTGTTTAAAAGCACACCTACAGCGTTTTCCCAATTCTGAAAACGGATTAAGTGAACTTGAGCTTAATGTGCTTAAATTAGTAAATTGCAGAGACATACATTCTAGAAATCACTTATTAGGTTATGCCTTAAATTATCAAGGATTTTACGGGTATGGTGATTTACAATTTGAACGTTTAATAGATAGATTGTCAATCTTTTTTATTGAATCTAAAGACAGTTTAAAGTTAAATGAGTCTGGAATAAACGCATTAAATAGCACACAAAACTTTGAAAATCAATTATCTGATAAGATGGTGTATGGCGGTGTAAATAAAAAAGATTTTAATTTCGATATAAAATTAAATAAACTTATAAAATCGAATGATTATGCCAATTAA
- a CDS encoding translation initiation factor, whose amino-acid sequence MDLKDQLKNLFPDHEETPQEPSNHVDSNLWIQDDPIICKYEKRKGKPITILEGYTGATEDFKMLAKDLKKELSVGGSFKDDKIIIQGDYRDKIMSILKEKGFNVKRVGG is encoded by the coding sequence ATGGATTTAAAAGATCAACTTAAAAACCTGTTTCCAGATCACGAAGAAACACCACAGGAACCTTCTAATCACGTCGATTCAAATTTATGGATTCAAGACGACCCCATTATTTGTAAATACGAAAAACGAAAAGGAAAGCCTATTACTATTTTAGAAGGGTATACAGGTGCCACAGAAGATTTTAAAATGCTTGCAAAAGATTTAAAAAAAGAGCTTAGCGTTGGAGGAAGTTTTAAAGACGATAAAATAATTATTCAGGGCGATTATCGAGATAAAATAATGTCTATTTTAAAAGAAAAAGGGTTTAATGTTAAACGTGTAGGAGGATAA